taaagaaatcaGTTTAATTATGCTAACGTGGAAGATTCCAtgtcttttatctgtttgttaCCAGCTTTagaattcatttaaaaattgctgcttttctttttttttttttttacttaattgataattttttttgagagTGGAAATTCAAGTTAAAACCATCAATAACATGTGAAAGGATTATGTTTACATCCATTATTATATTACTCGTATTATGATAACAAAAGATGAAATTGGTTatctgataaaaaaattatattggatttcttccccttcttttttTCCTCTAGATTGGATCTATGAAATGGatgatgaaatttttcaaagaaTTCTGTATAACACTTTGATACGGTGGAAGTAACAATGATTATGTTCGTATTCTTGATGAAAATTCTCtcatcaaaacatgaatttgaCAACTTTAAAACAActttattatacatatatttgtttaaaaaattaaaacaaacaaataattaagtagtgcttattattttttagttgatATGAAAACTATTCCGGCCGGTGGaccattttttattaatttagttaccTTTTAATATCtcgataatatttttgtttaataatatattttataatcagTATGAAATGATGAAACCTTAATAAGGGAACACAAAAATTTCTATGTAAACTAATAAAGTTAAACTACAGGGGTGAATTGGCTTTAAGAGAacgaaattgaaaaaaaaaaaaaacagttagTATATTTTTGCAACTCTTGTGTGAAAAAAAGAAACCATcggttcaaaattttttcatatttatttttttaatgaaaaatttgtTTATGTTTAATTGttgaacaaattaaaatatatattgaactTCATTACATAAAATTCTATATATCATCAACTCTTAATCTATATACTTAGAGTAAAATAAATGAGTGccataattagaaaaaataaaatattataataaatttggcgtgattttgaaaaaaaaattagaacaatTTTCTGAGTAACAATCAATAACTTTgtccattaaaaaaaaaatcaactttgaTAATTTTCTGCTGATGAGATGGCCTGTCCTTTATTTCACcactcaacttttttttttaattttatctaatttttttaaaaataaagagtaagTTATTTCTTATGACAtgtctaataattattaaatgaaATGAATTATATCATTATGGTTAATATTAACTCTTAATTTAACTTAACTTTTGATaactaataaactaattaaatatagTCAATTTTATTTGTACATGATAAGAGTTACAAATGAGAtattgttttataattttttttattttttttaaaccatacACATATTAATTAGATCTaatgatacaaaaaaaaaactaaaaaactaaaaagaacaattgaaaagaaaaatcaaaaggccaatttaaaataacaaaaaaatagataaagtatTAATTCATTAAGGGTAAATTTCATAATTGTTAATGGAgttgatataaaaattttgtaattttataggTATAAAGTTCATATAgttttactataattaattaatttagttgtcaaaatttaagttgaattaagaattaatattaatcatcttgataatataatttattttatttaatagctATTAAATTTATCATGGAGAATAATTTACTCTTTGTTTAAGAGAAAGTTgagtaaaatttataatttttttttatttgtcttctAACCAAGTTTgtcctcttttatttttcgtgcAATTATACCTTGAGTTCAACATCTGTACTCTAATGAAAATTCATTAatcaacaaaattatatttctaaacCTGATTCTTATTAACATAttccaattaattaattaattaatttcattatACTTTTCTCATTCATATATAAGTTACAATAAGAACTTGTTACTTCACTTGCAAGGTTCCTATTTAGTACTAAGTATTAACACCTTTTCAAAGGAAGCATGCCTTTGTCGAAAGTCCAAAGCAGTCAGAAATTACCACTCTACCTTTATTTGTTGTATACTTGTATCACATGAGAAGCTTgtgttcattttttttttcaccaacTGATATTTCAACTTAGATGATACAATATTCACGGAGCAAAAGTCAGTTGTTTCTATACgaagttattaattaaaaattattaaataataatttaatcaaataggTTAAATCATCTTCGGCTCACAATAAATGAATTAGTCAAAATGGCATGCACTGATTTATGGAGTGGTTGATTAGGTAAATGAAAACCTAGATGCatgaaccaaaatcacaagaaaaCAAACGACTGCCACATCATCAATACTGTAACCGTTTGATGACGTGGCATAAGAATGAGATCCAAATACAACGAACTTTCCATTGTGAGAGAGCTAANNNNNNNNNNNNNNNNNNNNNNNNNNNNNNNNNNNNNNNNNNNNNNNNNNNNNNNNNNNNNNNNNNNNNNNNNNNNNNNNNNNNNNNNNNNNNNNNNNNNNNNNNNNNNNNNNNNNNNNNNNNNNNNNNNNNNNNNNNNNNNNNNNNNNNNNNNNNNNNNNNNNNNNNNNNNNNNNNNNNNNNNNNNNNNNNNNNNNNNNNNNNNNNNNNNNNNNNNNNNNNNNNNNNNNNNNNNNNNNNNNNNNNNNNNNNNNNNNNNNNNNNNNNNNNNNNNNNNNNNNNNNNNNNNNNNNNNNNNNNNNNNNNNNNNNNNNNNNNNNNNNNNNNNNNNNNNNNNNNNNNNNNNNNNNNNNNNNNNNNNNNNNNNNNNNNNNNNNNNNNNNNNNNNNNNNNNNNNNNNNNNNNNNNNNNNNNNNNNNNNNNNNNNNNNNNNNNNNNNNNNNNNNNNNNNNNNNNNNNNNNNNNNNNNNNNNNNNNNNNNNNNNNNNNNNNNNNNNNNNNNNNNNNNNNNNNNNNNNNNNNNNNNNNNNNNNNNNNNNNNNNNNNNNNNNNNNNNNNNNNNNNNNNNNNNNNNNNNNNNNtaaaaaatatatgaaataatatatataactgatacaaatatataataactaattcaattgttattttttattttgaaatatttttgctttttgttatttatttatcattgttattatttattaatcttAATACGATAATAATGTGCCAAAAAGAAAATGTGACgagtttcttcatttttattGGTGAATGATCACACTTGAGCTTCTTCCAGCCAATCTATTTCTTCAGcaattatctattattattatttttattcatcgtTATTTATTTGAAATGTTACGAATTAATGAACTATGAAGTTATTAGTAATTGGCGTGGCCAAATTGTGTTCCAGTAGCATATAAATGCTTGCGCCAACTTTAATCACTGGAAAACTTTGATGATAAATACATAAATAGCATATTAAAAGCCATGCAAGCTAAAGCCACTACCCCTATTTAATAAGATCTAATCCAAAATAAAGGGAACTGATGACAATCGGAAAAAAATCGGTCCTTCCTCTATTTGCTAAGGTGTTCATGGATTGATTCAATTCGTATATTCACAGTATTTATTTAAATCTAAATCAAAAATTGTAAATATAGATTCAATCTGCAAGACTATCAGATCGGATCAGATTAGATTTGCATAATAATCAGATCGGATTCCAAATTTTGTGCAAATATCTGTATATTCGCATATtcgcaaaaataaagaaataaataagtaaatatttttttatgttttgtttcaactaataattatcatatgaaaaaatgaattttattggtattttttaataaaaataagattttaaaaatattttatgttttacgGATATATTCGATATCCAATTCGTAAATATCGGATCCAAACTTAAAATCTGTGGATATTAGATCCAATCCGATTTGATAATTTTAGTGCGGATCAAATCGAAATCTTGGTCATAttcaatccgatccgatccgcgtTCACTCTTGTTATTTGCTGctccaaaaaataaattaatatttttatatacgtGCGTGTAGAAGTATCTAGACGATGAGAGCTCAACTTTTGCATCCCACAATCctaaaagttttatttatcaTGGTCGATAATAtaagtctttttttttaaaggataATAAAAAGAGGAAGATGAGAGTTGAATATACACCTTTGGATTCAATAGGAGATTTGATCACTGATGACATGTAGACTAAACTGCTACTAAAGGtttaatagtaataaaaaattaagataactTACATTAAATAATTATTGTCTATCTAGGATTATTAGTtgaaaagaaatggaaaaaattatcatcaactacgtgactaaaccctaaataagtaataaaataacaacttaaattTACATCTCAATACCTATTCCAACGCTGTGTGGCAAAAGCATTATTaactttgaaattaattttgatgtactatTAATATAAAGTAGTGTTATACGtatattaaattacataataaaataactaatttgagTTGGTCGAATAATCAGTTTACTCGTTCGTTTAAGCAAGTGTTGGAAGTTTGAATCCCGTTCTTAACCTGTCGGATTGTGAGATACCATGGACAACCAACAAAaattacataataaaatatcagcaaaaaaaactactttatttttatattgacagtataaaataattattcaaaaaaataaatgtaattgTACAATTATATAAAACATTTTACATTATCTtaccaaaattaaactctataaACTTTATCAAGACCTGAATCATGAAAAATGAAAGAGCACAAAGTGAAAGCATACGTGGTAAAGCAACATACAAAGAGTACAAATCTCTGAAAGCGTTGTGCCTCTAAAATTTAGCAGCCTGCCAATGAGATGATGTGGTCCAAAAAATTGAATTCCAAACCCAACAAAGCCAAGCAGATAGATTaacaatctttattttacttttggaAAAGCATTAAAGGATGTGGCTTATGCATATCAATAATGAAATAATGCATGCATGAAAGGCAAATAGCACACACACGATGCAACTAAAGTGTTTGgagcaataacaataataactaaaattttaattaaaaaaataatgggTTTTCTTAGTGTGTAAGTTCTTATGTTCAAGTATTGGAGTTTGATTGGGACAAGCACCGACCCCAAAACTAAAGTTGGTAACGTAATTACATGCTTTATGGGTCAGGCCTCTGGCTCTATGAGAGTTTAAAGGTGACTAGCAAataaagctttttttttttcaatttattatattatttgtttattcTGAGTTAACCTTTTTGCTGTTATTATCATCACGCAATACctaacttttcaaaaaaattaaaatacccagttagcttccacgttaaacCACCATGAAATAGTTTATGCAATCGTGTCTTTATTGTTTAATCTGGTgatagtggtggtggtgggtcAATGTAAGTCATGGGGGCGAAGTTTGGCTACTATATCTAGCACaattctattttacttttatctttagcttaaatttcaagaatttaattttgatacactgtTATTGTAAATCATTTTGCACATGTATCCAATTACATAGCGtcacattaacaaaaataactatattttatattgattgtatgaataatcatctaaaaaaattattgttattatacaattgtataaaatattttacacttaggatatcaaaattaaacccaAGTTTCAATATACATATGTTATGAATGTGGTTTTGATTCCTTATTTGTCTAGTAATCATCCAGAAAACTGAatcattaaacaaaaaataaaatttaagttttaaagaaTATGTGATTTTAAAATGGTGTCGCTTTTGGTGGCACTTATTTGTTGGTGGCTAAAATGGCCAAGCAGATAGAACCAATTCAGTTATGACACATTTCACGTTTGAATATATATAGGGGATGAAGTTTTTGACCAGGCTAGCTAAACACAGTAATTTCAGTAATGGAACACAATAAAATTATTGGATCAGTAAACAAGAGTGATTaacaattcaaatttcaaagacCTAGTAAATCATTGAGATGACATATTAGCATGTCTCATAATATGGCGAGTTAATTtatctgacaaaaaaaaatttcatgtgTCCACAAAATAagttcaattttgttttatttgaatatgGTATTCATtgtcaattctttttttttttggaaaaaaaaagctCAATACATAAAGTGGAGCAGAAATAACGAAAGACCCAATGTATATGATAAAGCAAATTAGCCAACTCTTAATAACAGTAATGATTATCTCATTGTCATTCCGGTAttgtcatcaacaacaaaaaagatCCACACCTAACCACTCCTTATAGTTCATGAAGGACATATGAATGATCTCATCAAccccttttcttttattctaaaaaatctttctatttctttctagCCAGATGTTCCAGATAATCGCACAAAAATCCATCAACCACCTCTTGCGTTCCTCCTTGGTACCTGAAATCTCAGTCCAACTTATAAAATGTTCCTTCAACGTCCCCAGGTAAGACCATAGCCTTCCAGCAAAAGATAACCAAACACATTAAACCTGTCAAGAAAAATCACAACCAAGAAACAAGTGGTGACCATATTCAATACTCTTGTTACAAAACACACATACAACATCTTCCTGGTGGATAACTCCCAACCGACTCAGCCTCTCCTTCGTGTTGACCCTACCAATCAAAGCAAACCAAACAAACAGTTCAACCCTTGGTGGAACTAAACCTTTCCAGATTGTCCTTGTAAAGTTATAGCTTGTTATATCCTCCGGAATGATATCCTCTTGTAGTACCTACAAAAAAGAGTTAGTAGAAAAGACCCCttgtttatcaaattttcatacAACTCTATCCTCACTGCCATAATCCAATTTGATCAGCCTTAAGACATCATACAGTTGGTTTACTAGATGCAACTCCCATTGAAACAGCTCTCGTctccattggaagttccatATCCACTCAGTCCCATCCCAAAACCCGCAATCCTCTATAAAAGATCCTCTTTGGTTTGAGACTGAGAAAAGTCTCGGAAACTGATCTTTCAGAGCACCACCACGCAGCCAGACATCCTCCCAGAACCGAGTCCCTCTTTCATCACCCACCTCCATAGCCAACCCAATAATCATCTTCTGTCTTACTTGCTGATTCTTGAACTGTAACTGGCAGATATCCTTCCAAGGGCCCCTTGATAGGTAATACCTGAGAGGACAACAACACATTTAGGTTCAAGTTATTATAAGCACAAACCACCTTCTTCCACAGCGGacaatcctcctttgaaaaacgccaccaccacttaaaaAGAAGGGCGGTGTTTCGCAGCATGGCATCCCCGACACCCAACCCACCAAGTTTTTTGGGCGCTTGCACCACCTCCCACTTAACCAAAGCCATACCATTCCTACCATCCTCCTTACTCCATAGAAATCTACTCTGCAAAGAAATAAGCTTCTCCGCAACGGCCTTTGACATCTTATACAGGTTCAAATAATATATAGGAAGGCTATTTAGTACAGATTTAATGAGCACCAACTTACCGGCTTTATTAAGAACTTTGGCTTTCCAAAGGCTAAGTTTTTCTTCCACTTTGTCAATAATTGGCTTCCATGTCTTCACCAACCTTGGATTAGCTCCTAACAAGATCCCCAAATATTTAACTGAAAGGGAGGCTTCCTTGCAGCCCAGCACGCAGCACATACGTTGTACCCACTGAGCATCACAGTTAATAGGAATAAAGCTAGATTTATCAAAGTTGATGCTTAACCCCGACATCAACTCAAAACAGCGAAGAATCCTCCTGTAGTTATTGACTGTCTCTTCCTCTGATGGACAAAATAGAATGGTGTCATCTGCAAACTGGAGATGCGACAGCTCAACCTGATCTTTACCTATCAGTAGTGGATAAATGCGACCGTTCCTAACCGCCTCCTCAAGCATCCTATGTAGCACATCCACAACAAGGACAAACAGAAAAGGAGACAGCGGGTCACCTTGCCGTAGACCCCTTTTCATCTTAAACGGCTTAGAGGGCGAACCGTTTATCAAAACTGACATGGAGCAAGTACTGACACACTCCATAACCCACCCCCTCCATCTACTTCCAAACCCCATTTTCTGTAAAACAAGATCCACGAAGCTCCACTTGACTCTATCATATGCCTTCTGAAAGTCTAACTTTATTATCACTGCTTCCTTCTTTCTCAGTTTGAGCCATTGAACAGTTTCGCAAGCAATAAGAGCCCCGTCATGTATTTTCCGGCCCTTAACAAAAGCATTCTGTGTCTCACCTACAAGTCGTGGCATTATCGCTCGCATTCTCCTAACCAGCATCTTAGAAATGACTTTGTATACACACCCGACCATACTAATAGGCCTCAGGTCTTTGATTTCCTTTACTCCAATAAACTTAGGAGCCAATGCAACCCAAGTGAGATTAGCAGCCGCCGGTAATCTGGAAGACTGGAAGAAGCCCAACACCGCCCCCGTTAATTCAGCACCAATTTCATCCCAACACTTCTTTATGAAGTTCATGTTGTAGCCGTCACTCTCAGGAGCCTTTGATGATTCACAATCCCACACTGCTTTTCTAACCTCTTCAGGGGTCGGTTGTATCTCCAAAGCCAAAGCATCATCCTCACTAATCTTCTCCACCATCCCGTCTCTAAACCCCACCAACGGCGACTTCTCCTGATGATACAAGTCCTTGTAGAAGTCCCTAATCAGAATCTTGATTCTAGTTTGATTCCTTATCAACCTTCCATTAATAACCAATGCATCAACCCTATTGTTTATCCTTCTCGCCGAAGCTATGTTGTGGAAGTACCTCGTGTTTTTATCTATGTCCCTGGCATGTCTTGAGCGCGACATCTGCTTCCAATGTAGTTCTTTTCTTAGATACCACTTTGCACAACATGTCACAAGCGCTTTCCTTCTTGCCTCAACCGTTTCATCATAAGCCCCTTTGCCCACCGTGTCATCAATCTTCTTGATCTCTTCCTCCAACTTCAAAATTTTGTTGTCCATGTCTCCAAAATTCTCTTTATGCCATCTTCTCAAAGGAACTGCCAAAGCATTCAACTTATTTGTGAATTGCACGTCTTGTAACCCTCTCCATTCCTCCTTTACCAACCTCAGAAACTTTCATGTGTAAACTACGAGTCAAGGCTTCTGAATGGTTTAGGGCCATCTCTCAGTCTCTTATCTTCCACTATAAGGGGACAATGGTCTGACAAACCCCTTGGACCACCTCGTAATCGACTCTCTGAAAACTTCTCTAGTCACTCCAAACTCACCAGGGCCCTGTCAATACGGCTATAGGAATGTCCTCTGAACCAAGTGAACTTGCAGTCAGTAATAAGCAAATCCACTAAACCCATGTCTTGTATCCAGTTCTTGAAATCCTCCGCCGATAAAACAACAAAACTGGCTTTCTGTATATAAAATTACAACATTGTCTTCACAATAACTTAGCACAAGTTACCACACATTTAACATAACATAAACACTTATTACGGGTTAGATTATAATAGTCTCTTCCAAGTTCCAATCAGCTCAGCAAAGTGTCACACACTATTGAGTATTGAGACATTGTTGGCAACTTGGCATTATATGAAAACAAAAACCACCATTTATTCATTCGATAACTTTACTATTAATGGTGTTGCTAATCACCCTTAGTCACGGGATTCCAGGTCACCAGAGAACACCCTTTTAAAATAGGTTATTAAAGTGCAAGAGTTTTCAGCaatacaatatatgaataaaaaaaaacttttattcaAGAATGTAGCCTTTTAAATTATGTAATTTAGGTTACGAAAATGtgatgttataaaaaaatttataaattaaatgcaTTAATTGTCAGATCGTTATTTGTACCGTGCAGGATGAACAATACATATATCCTGTAGCGTTCTATAATTAATTGCACATGTCGGCATCGTGTTCTATGCTGGCTTCTTATGTTAGAATAGTCTATTGCAAGTGTTAGACTACCTCTAGAATGTTTTAATACATTCCAACCCATGGATTCCAACCGTGCAAATAAGTGATGGGGCTAATTGTCGGATAATTGTCTTTAGTTATATTGTTTAGCAACGTAGACATCTTGGTTTTGCTCATTACTGGAGCTGATTTTATTTTGCTATATGATTTTGGATATGTAGTGACTTTCGTCaagatttattttggtttttgaatgTGGTTCGGATGATGTTCCCTTGTCTATTTTGAACAATTATATGACTAATGACTTCAAATATCTATGGTTAGTTCAAATTTGGGTCATAATTTTCATAGACACCGATGAATCACTacattaaatttcatacaaaattTTTGCATTGAATAGGGGATTGTATACTCAACGATGCTTCTTACCGCCACCCTTTTTCCCTGGTTTCCCTTTACCTCCTTTCTTGGTCCATTTACTAGACATTCCAGTGTCATGATCTCTTGATGTTGATGGTGCTGAATTTAATAAATGCCTCACATCCAGTATGCCGTTTCTAAAATGACCTTCACTTGATCTCAAACCCCTGTCCTCGGCCTTGTGCTTACCCGCCGATTTCTTACTGCTACCACTATGCTTTCCACCAAATTGTCCAAGAATCAATCGCTGCAAAACGTGGTACAGATAAGAATAACAGACTAATAGAGTTACCATGCAAGTCAGACGAAAAGTAGACAATAAAGATAAGAAGGCAGGGGGAGGGGGTTGAAGGGGGAGTTTCTTCCTAacttattttttggttttttcccCTCAAAGCAATACACATCTCAGTTCATCCCATGCATAAATACATATTTCAAATGTTGACCCCTGAACTTTGAAGAATCCGCCAAAACATTTATCCTTTTCGCAAATGCTTTGCAAGCGTGGTTTCTTACATTAAAGAGAAGATTTGAAACTAGCAGTTGTCACAAAAAGTGTCATCTATGTTATTTTAGCAAATTTATATGCTAAATAGGACTATTCTATAGATATAACTAATGTCGTTTATAATGAGGATAgacaatttaaattttcaaatgaaTGTGggaaaaaataaatcatttattacaaaagaaaaatttgaaactaGAAAAGAAGTTAGGAGACAGAGAATATTTTTGCCTAATCAAAAAGTTTGTAAACATAAATTACCTCTTGAAGCATTTCCTGTTCTCTCTCCTTTTGTTTCTTCAGTATTGGACGTGCCACACTTAGAGGTAATCTCTGTTTCTTGGGGggctaaataaaggaaaaaaagaaatccATTAAAGCTTGCATCTTGATTCTTGAGCATGCTGCTGATAATACCATTTGCAATGGTACATGATGTTAAAAAATAGCATCAACAGATAGTCCTCACCTTCCCACCAAGAGAGACGACCTTTTGATTCTCAATCTTTTTACGTTCTTTCCATGTCATATGTGAGTAGCCTAACAAAAAATTGTTAATCATTAGTTATTATAACAAACCAATTCACTACAATAATAGATAGACATGGTGAGAAGGTGATTAAAACCCGTAAAACTGATAATGATAATCGTATATAGTTTAGCTCACACCTCCaatatatagaaacattgtaaAACTCACTAAAACATGAATAAAGGCTAGAAAGGAACTTGGACAGTAACAAACTTGCCTACATC
This portion of the Arachis duranensis cultivar V14167 chromosome 6, aradu.V14167.gnm2.J7QH, whole genome shotgun sequence genome encodes:
- the LOC107495216 gene encoding uncharacterized protein LOC107495216; this translates as MGKMNKNKKVGGRRGPPSEHNDMQDQEMDIKKIMKEVENFSYSHMTWKERKKIENQKVVSLGGKPPKKQRLPLSVARPILKKQKEREQEMLQERLILGQFGGKHSGSSKKSAGKHKAEDRGLRSSEGHFRNGILDVRHLLNSAPSTSRDHDTGMSSKWTKKGGKGKPGKKGGGKKHR